A single genomic interval of Arachis duranensis cultivar V14167 chromosome 7, aradu.V14167.gnm2.J7QH, whole genome shotgun sequence harbors:
- the LOC107458769 gene encoding uncharacterized protein LOC107458769 — protein MDLTQAGVARKLQLEELECSRNEAYENARIYKEKTKAFHDHHIRKKDFQEGDEVLLYNSRLHFMPGKLRSRWEGPFKVKEIKRYGVVKLFDPKSEATFKVNGHRVKKYHGYKLPKELEVFLLEDAPKEGEV, from the coding sequence ATGGATTTGACCCAAGCAGGAGTAGCCAGAAAATTACAGCTAGAGGAGCTCGAATGTTCGAGGAACGAAGCATATGAGAATGCCCGGATCTACAAAGAAAAGACTAAAGCATTCCATGACCATCACATCCGGAAAAAGGACTTCCAAGAAGGTGATGAGGTGCTCTTATACAATTCGAGGCTTCATTTCATGCCTGGCAAGCTCCGTTCTAGATGGGAAGGACCTTTCAAGGTAAAAGAGATAAAGCGCTATGGAGTGGTGAAATTGTTTGATCCTAAAAGTGAAGCAACCTTCAAAGTGAATGGACATAGAGTGAAGAAGTACCATGGCTACAAGCTCCCAAAGGAGCTAGAGGTGTTCCTATTGGAGGACGCACCTAAAGAAGGAGAAGTTTAA